In Geminocystis sp. M7585_C2015_104, the genomic window ACAAGCACGGAGGGCACGCCCACCCGCGCAAGCTCGTAGGTAGTTTGCCCACCCGCGCTTACCGCAAGGTCCACCATAGTCATAAGGTCTCTCATCTCTTCACCAGAAAGACTCTCAAAAACCCTTATTTTTTCGTCTTTTAGCTTGTAGACTTCTTCTTTGTTTTTGAAGCCCTTGCCAACTACAACGAAAAGTTCAAGCTCAGGATGCTCCTTTCTAAGCAACCTTAAAACCTCAAGGGTCATATTTCTTGAGTCGGCGCCTCCAAAGGTTATAAGTGCTCGCTTTAGCTCTTTGTTTATTCTCTTCAACCCTACTCCCCAAAAGGCCTCTCTCAGGGGTATAAACTTAGGCCCTAACAGATAAATTCTCCCCTCCTCCTTGGGATAGTCTAACATCTCTCCATGGATCCCCCCGTTGAGGATTATCCCCTTGGGGTATTCTAGTCTCTTAAAATCGTCAATATAAAGGCAAACCTTGACATTATCCGATGCCTCTTGGTAAATTTCCCAGTCGGCCAGGTAGGAGTCTATCACAACAGTATCAAAGTCCTTTAGTCTATTTTTTACCTCCCCCCACCTGTTATGCCAGTCACACAGTTCATATTTAATTCCCTTAAGGATACAACGGGTATTATAGTCCCCCCTCACCAACATCAATGCCTCACCACCCAAAATTCCTACAGCTTGATAAATGGATGTGCATCGAGTTATATGCCCGAACCCTATTTGCCTATACCCCTCCGTCAGGAAAAGAACCCTCCTCCTACGTCCTCTCCTATAGTCCATTCTCTATACCACCAAAAACAGCTCAATAAATCTCCTAAAAACCCTCTTCCTTAAATTTTTCCTACCATTCTACATTCCCCTTTCACATAATTTGCACTCTATAATGGTTTCCTTTACACTCTTCCTTGCACTTTCTCCCTCACCCTCTCTTCTCTCCCCTAATCCCCTTATTTTCTCTCCTCGGAAACTATTGAAAAATTTTTTCATATAAAAAATTCGCTGCCCAAGTACCTTGGCAGTCCTTCCGCCTGCCGCCCCCATCCTATACCTCCATCCTAGCAAAAACTTGTAGTGGTGTCAAGGGGTTATAGCTTAAATTCAGACAAAAGTTCGGACGTTGTTTTTTAGAACATATACTGTGCTTCCTCATAAACTCAAAAAGTCCACTTTTTATCATCTCATTACTTGTCCTGACCCTATTGAACATTGAACAATATGAACACTCCTGACCATTTACTTTATAACCTACTCCCACTGAAGAATCTCTATTTTGGACTCTAACCTAATATCAAAGCTGTACCAAGAATAATATCAAAATTAACCAGAGCATCATATGATATAATTTGTATGTACCTTTAAGTTATCTTATCTGTCTTCATCAAACCATTTAAAGACCTAAAATAGAACTAAAATAATGGTAGATACTAATATGAATTTTGTAGGGAGAAAAATATATTAATCCGTGTTGGTAAGCAAAAATGTTATGTTGGCCAGGCAAATCTTATCAAAAACTGGACTGTCCTTTATGGTCAGCTCCTTGTGATAAACCCCCATATATAACCTCCTCCCCTCTACCTACTGGGAAATTTATTTTCCAAGATTTATTCGATGCTTTTAGCTTTATTGTAAACTTCATATCATTTGGTTATAAGTGTTCAAGAAATTGAAAACTACTCGAACCTCTATCCATAACTAAGATTTTATTGGCGTTGATGAGACTTTGAGAGGAGATATGAAAAGCAAAGGGAATAGCTTTAGATTTGGAGTAACAGGAGAAGACTGGGCAATAAAAAACGCTGGTTATACCATCAGAAAGCTTACTTAATTGGGCTGTTTTTTTAGAGAAGGGGATTCGGACTCTATTAGGGTGAAGGGGAATAAATTCAGAGGGGATGTTTAAGAAGTTTATATAGGAGCGTTTCGGAGGGATTTTGTAAAATTAGTATTCGAATTAACTTAGACGCAGCCTCGGAGGATAGGTATTTGATGTGTGGTGCTGTATGAGATATCCCTGGTGGTGCTGAAAGTACAGCGGCTATGACTATTGGGACTTTTTAAAGGCAAATCGTTAAGATTTGAAAGTTGTATTGAAGATTAGAGGATACTAATGTTTATATTAAAGATTTTAGTCCATATTTTATAGGAAATCAGGGTAAGGGGGAGGGGTGTGTTTTTAGAATGAGAAAAAGAAAAAATTAGGAAAAGAAAAAATTAGACAAGGAAAATTTCCGCGTATTTTAAGTAAGGAGCGTTGGCATCTTTACTGGATAAAATTGGTTTCTCTTTAAGACTCCAGTCGATGTTAATTTCTGGATCATCCCAGCGAATGGACCTATCATATTCCTTGTGGTAATAGTTAGTGGTTTTGTAGATGACATCTGCCTCTTCTGATAAGACTAAAAAGCCATGGGCAAATCCAGCAGGGATCCACAACTGTCTTCTGTTTTCCTCGCTTAAAACCACCGCAACCCACTGTTTAAAGGTGGGAGAATATCTCCGAATATCCACAGCTACGTCTAGGATTTCCCCCCTGACAACTCTTACTAGTTTATCCTGTTTTTGGTAGAGTTGATAGTGCAATCCTCTGAGGACATTTTTGCGAGAATGGGAGTGATTATCCTGGACAAAATTTGGATTTAATCCCGTCTTTTCTCGGAAGGTAATGGCGTTAAAACTCTCAAAAAAAAAGCCTCTTTCGTCCTCAAAAACTGTGGGCTCTATTATTAAAACATCTGGGATTTTCGTGGGGATGACTTTCATGTTTTCTCCTCCCTCTTATTCTTGCTTGAAAAGCTCAACAAGGCCATCTACCACCTTAGCTAAGTCCAGGGAGTGGGAAGCCTTAAATAAAATCCTATCCCCTGGCTCTATTATACTGGAAAGGGTAGACAACAATTCCTGGTGGTTATGGAAAATTCGAGTGGGGATGCCCTGAGCACCGTGAGCAATTTCTTTGGTGGCATCTTCGTCCGCCAATATTAACAGTAAATCCAGATTTAGACTTTTTACAAACTCTCCCACTTGACGATGAAGAGAGGCAGAATAGTTGCCCAATTCTTTCATGGTGCCCAAGACGGCAATTCTTCGTTTTCCTTCCTCCTCCGCTAACAATTTTAATGAGGCAATCATCGATTCAAAACCAGCATTATAAGTCTCGTCTAAAAGAATAATATTATTGGGCAAAACATGACGAGTGGCTCTCCCCCTTGGCAGATTTATTTTGATTCCTTGCTGTAACTTTTGCAAGTCCAACCCTAAGACTTTAGCAGTGGCAATAGCAGCTAAGTAGTTAAGGGCATTATGTTCCCCGGTAAGGGGAAGTGGGTATAATTTATTGTCCACCTTGAGGGTGTTTTTGTCAACTAGTTCCCCTCTAAAATTACCAGATTTCAAACCATAACAAATAGTCTCCCCTTGCCAGAATTTCTTTGCGGTTTCCACCAACAATTCATTGTCTCCATTGATAATGGCAACTCCAGATTTGTCCATATTTGCCAATAACTCACACTTGGCCTCTGCTATGGCCTCCCTTGAGCCCAAAATGCCGATATGTGCCGTGCCAACATTAGTGATTACACCTATGTTAGGTTGAGCAATTTCCGTCAAGAGGGCAATTTGTCCTCGCCCCCTCATAGCCATTTCTATAACGGCATACTTGTGGGTTTCATCTATTTGTAAAATAGTCTTGGGGACGCCAATTTCATTGTTATAATTAGCCTCGGTTTTTAAAACTCTTCCCTCCAGACTTAATACGGCACTAATTAACTCCTTTGTCGTAGTTTTTCCAACTGAGCCCGTCACACCAATAACTGGCAAATTAAGAGATTTTCGCCACCATTTCGCTATTTGCTGATAGGCAACTAGGGGAGATTTTACCATTAACAAAGGCGAGTTTAATCCTTTTATCTTGGGGGAATTTTCTTTGACAATACAGGCGAGAGCGCCCTTAGCAAAAGCCTGAGGAATAAAGTCATGTCCGTCAAAATTTTCCCCCTCCAAGGCCACAAAAATTTCCCCCGGTTTTATAGTGCGAGTATCTGTACTAATTCCCCTACAATTTTCCGAGAAAAGAGATAAACAAGCCTCCGTATAATTAGCGTCAGTGATTTTACGGACAACGTCGAGACAAGGAAAAGATTTCATAAAAGCCAGTACAAAAAATCAGTAATTTAAACGATAGAAAACATAATTATTTTAATTAAAATCTACTGTATGGGGGGACCACATGATAAAAGAAACAGAAGGACCAAAAATAAGATGGTCTGTCAAGAGCATAGGGAGACAGAAATAATACAAGGTGAGAGATGAGAGGCCGTGAGTACCAACACCATGTCACCCAGTATATACTCTGGCATTGCAGGAGATGAACAGTATCTCTACGAACACCTGCTGGAGTGCGTGAAAACCCAGTCACCTGAGCAGGTGTTGGACAGATTCAGACACCTGTTCATTATAGCAAAGAGCTACGACAGTCAAAAGGTGTTGGAATCCCTGGCTAGGATAATTAGTAAAAAACAAGCGGCGGAATACTTCCCCTCCATCTTAAACCGTTGTTGTTACATTTTGGTCAACCGTTGGCAATTACAACCACAGACCCAGCGCTTTGTGGTAGAATTAGTTGAACTATTTGATAGACTGCCAGCAGGGGTAGGTGTTGGTAGTAGTTACGCCCGCACTTATTCTGGCCGCATGATTCAGCTGGTAAGACATTTTCTCACCACTGACTATTATAGACAACTTAAAAGGCTTGCCACCATTATCGGCGAGGGTTTGGAAAGGAAAAACAATAGCAACAGCCAGAGGGAAGAGACTATAGGCCAATTAATCACCCGTTATCCCTATCTTTATGAGCATTGTCTCCTATCCCCGGACAGTGACAGGGAACAACAACAAACAGTATATCAGCTCAGACGGGAAATGGAAAGGAAGTTTGAAAATCAGTTGTCAAAATTTGTGATACAGCAAGTGAGACTGGCACAGGGCAGACTAGAAATAAACAAGGAAAGACTGATAAAATCCGCCGTTAATCCTACTCTGCTCAGTGATAAGGATTTGAATAAGAGTTTAAAACATTTTGTGGGTCCAGTGGAAAGGGGTTATTCTTACCAACAGTTGTCTAGTAGTTTTTTGAGCTACACTAGTGATGTCCGCAACTACCAGATGTTTAAAGACAGTCTATATGAGTACATTGTACAGTCTATTGACGAGAACTACGGCAAACACAGTTTTAACAGGAAACTATATGAGAGGATACAACAGATATACCCCCAACACAATAATACCAAGCCGGATGAATTCTTAAAAATGCGTACCTATTCTCAGTTGTTCAACTATCTGGTGGTAGAAAGTCCCCAAAACCCCAATCATTTGGTATTTATGGATATGATTAGCAATATGGGCACTACTAAAACTATCGGCTTACTCCTAAAGATAGTTTTGTTGTGTAGCAAGGTAAAACCCTATTTGGAAAAACGCTTTTCTATCCTTTTCAACCATTATGAATCTTTTACCAGAGATGGAGCGGCATGGCTAGTCAGAAGCCTAGAAAAACTGAATGTGGCTTTTACCGTGCATTTTGGCAACTTAGATATTTCTTTCCTTCGACGGATTTATGCTGGCGGGTTTTGTTTTTGAAATGGCGATTATTGAGATAAATTTTCAAATATTCGGGAAAGAACAAAAATGTGAGATAATGGAAATTCAGACAAAACAGGCAGAAAGAGACAATGCAGAATGACTAGATTGAAGCGGCCAAGTTATCCCCGTTTGGAGGTGAATCTCCTCAGGGAGGGAATTGTAGAGTCTATTCACCAGGCAGAGGTGGTGGTGGCGGATGATAAGGGAAGGGTGTTAGCAGTGGCAGGGGAGGCTCAAACCTTTTCTTTCATGCGCTCGGCCATGAAGCCATTTCAGGCGTTGGCAGTGACTACCACGGGGGCTTTAGAGCGTTTTGACTTGGATGAGAGGGATTTGGCCATAATCTGTAGCTCTCATCAGGGAACAATTGAACAGGCTAGACGGGTTTTTAACATTCTCTGGCGTGCAGATGTGGACCCTAGTTTTCTAAAATGTCCTATACCTCCCGGTAAAAATAGTCCTCTACAACACTATTGTTCTGGAAAACACGCTGGCATGTTGGCCGCCTCTCAACAGCGCCATTGGAGTCTCGAGAATTACTACCACCGTAGTCATCCTGTACAACAGTTGATACTTCATAAAATTGCCGAATTGCTTGGCATCCCCCCAGCAGAAATCATGATAGCTAGGGACGACTGCGGTGTTCCTACTTACGCCTTGGAATTGTCTCAAATGGCCACTCTTTATGCAAAATTGGCTAGTGGCAACAGTATTGAATTGGAAAGGATAGTCCGGGCAATGACTAGTCATCCCGCCTTGGTAGCCGGAGAAGGCGCCTTTGACACCGAGGTCATGAGTTTATCTGATGGTAGACTTGTCTGTAAATCTGGCGCCGAGGGAATACAGTGCATTGGCAATCTTCAACAGGGCATGGGTATTGCCATTAAGGTGTTAGACGGGGCTAAACGCGCTAAATATGCCGCCGCCATCCATGTCCTAAAACAAATGGGCTGGATTACCCCTGCCGTCGCCGACAATCTCGGTGATAAGTTCCTTCGTCTTGATGACTATCGTCGTCTTGAGGTTTCTGGCGACTTGTCTTTACTCTGATCCCTTTTTTTTCCCTATAGTTGCGATCTTTTCTTATTTAATTTGAGCCCAGGCTGCACCCTGGCAGTACCTTCGCCTGCCGCCCCCACCCCCCTATTCTACCTCTTTTTATGGCTACCTGTCAAGGCATTATTGTTTTTTTGATTTTATTCCGCCACCATTGGTTGTCTTATTCTTTGCCGCCGGCATTCCTAGTTGCAGAAGAATACCAGAAAACGCGGCCCCCTTGTGCTTGTTTTGTGACACCCTCTGACAATAGAATACTATAAATTGGGTATCCTCAATAGCAATCGGAAATAGGTAATAGAAATAGGGAAAGGAAAGAAAAGGAGAGGAGAGGAAAGGAAAAGAATATGTCTTCCCCACCGGCAGACAAACCATATAAAAGTAGGTTGTTTAACTTTTTGAATCGTCAGTATATAAGAATCAACAGTGGTGTAAGCAGAAAACTGAGGGAGTGGAGTTACGCAGTAAAGGGAGGATTGGAGATTATATTCTTTCCTCTCCTGCGGTTGTGGGAGATTATCACTAAGACTGGTAATAGAAGTTTTGCCTCAGCCAAAACAACAAATCCCCATTTGCCTCCTGCCGCCTGTGACGAAATAATCCGGCGGGTGACAGAGAAAATGGTAAGGCAAAAGGATATACCAGTTTTGCTTCTTCATGATTTTCAGGGGTTGGCTTGTCGCCTGCAGGATAGGTGTATTGTGGCGGTGATGGCAAACAATCAGATGAGGGAAATAATACCAGCCACCCGACAGGGGGAAATTAGTGATTTAATAGAGACGGTTTTGGCAAGCCATGAGATGAGATTGGGAGATAAGGAGGCAATCCTCTGGTTGGATAGGCTTATATCCTCTCTGGAGGGTTATATTTTTTCCGCCTTCCGTCAACGAGGAAACGCTACCATCAAAGGCCCCCAGGCGGTGGAGCAAGGGTATCATTCCTGTTATCATAGTGGCAATGGCCAAGATGATTCTTCTGTGGGGAAGTTTTCTGACTCATTTTGGCCATATTATCGTCTCAAAGTACTGATTTTGGCTGCCATTGATTATTTTTTTGGCAAAAAACAGAAGGGTGTTTCTTCCTCTCATCCTCCTTCTGACTATAGTAATAGTGGTGTTGGCAAGAATCACCCCCTGAATCTAGCCTCCGGCGATACCACTGTTGTCGATAATCCCCCCCTAAATCCCCCTGGCATCCCTTCGTTGTCTTTCCGGGTTGATAGTAGAATTGATAACCTTGCCAGATTTGTTTTTTCCCCCTTTCTGACAAAAGTAGATAAAAACAAGTCTTCTGCCAATAAACCACAAAAAGAAGAGAATGTGGTTTCAAGAGATGACAAATACAATGGGATTCAAAAAATTAGATTGTTAATTCTGGCGGCTATTGATTATTTTTTTGGCAAGAAAAATTCTTCCTCCCTCCCTCATGCAACCATCACCCCTCACCCCATCCCGCCTGCCTCTGCCAAGGACAGTATATCCCCCCACCCAATTCCATCCACCCCCACAGTTATCCCATCTACTCCCCTCAATGCTAGTATTCTTGCCAACCCTACCTCGTCTGCCCATACTGATGTTACCACTGTTGAGAAAATTAAGGCTAAAATAATTAGCCTGGGTAACAGTATTCTTTCTAGACTTCTGCCGACGGGGAATGAGAATCAGTCTGTCAGGGGGGAAGATAAGAATATAACCAAAAATCCGCCTCCGGATGAGTTTGTTTCTGAAAAAGAGAATCCCTTCCAGCTGAAACTCCTTATTCTGGCAGCCATTGAGTATTTCTTTGGTAAAAAGAAATCTACCAAAAGTAAAAACCGTCTACATGCTAACCCCCCGTCTCCCCCCCTTACTGCTTCCGTTTCTGCAGATGAAGGGGATGAGTCTATTCTAAAAAAGAATCTCAAGGGTGAAAATGCTAACTCTGTGTCTATGGGATTGTCTATAGATGATGAATTTTCCCGTCTCTCTTTCCCCTCTGTTGTGGGTATTAGTAATTCTATTGTAGAAAGAAATCCTAGAAGTGATATTACTGCCTCTGTATCCGTGTCTGCGGGTGGGGAATACGCCTGTCTTTCTTCCCCCATTGATGACTGGGGTGATGATTCTATTAGTGTTAAAGAGTATGGTGAGGTTAAACAGACAGTCTCAGAGAAAAATCAAAAATCAGAAACAAAAGATTACTGTTGGTTTGCCGACGGGGAAATGGAAGCCAACATAGTAGAAATAAAGTATGAAAAACACCTATTACAAATAATTCTGGAAAAATTAGATGAATTAATGCTACACCTGGAAGAATTGATAATCGGAATTATAAACTGTGTGGTAAGATTATTGGGTGAAGGATGGAAAAAGCAGAAGGGGAAAATCGGACAACGGCAAGAAGACAAACAGATAAAAAACAAGGACAAAAGTTAAAATGAAGCGGGAAAAGTTAAAGAGATGGAGAGGAAGGTTAGACTTAGAGAAGAAAATGATACCGGGAAGAAGAAAACAGTGTGAAACAATAATATAACAACTGGTGGGGACTCGGATTGCCTATGTGCCAACAAACAGTATAATAACCAGTGGGAATTTGGAATGCCAGGATACCAAAAACATATGCAGGATTATTATTATTCTCCTTCCCCTTATTTGATTTCCCCCAACATAGAATCTATTCACTTGGAAAAGACAGTGAAACTGGGGGTAATGGCATCGGGGAATGGGAGTAATTTTGAGGCAATTGCTAGAGCCATTGCAGAGGGGAAATTGAATGCTAGAATCGAGTTGTTGATATATAATAACCCGGGGGCAAAGGTAAAAGAAAGGGCAGACAAATACGGGGTAGAGTCATTATTGTTAAACCATCGGGAATTTCCTAGTAGGGAAGCCTTAGACGAAGCGATAGTTGCCTCCTTCAAAAACAAGGGTGTGGAATTGGTGGTAATGGCGGGATGGATGCGGATTGTTACTAGGGTGTTATTAGAGGCTTTCCCGGAAAAGGTGATAAATATACACCCCAGCCTCCTACCTAGTTTTCGGGGAGTGAATGCAGTAAAACAGGCGTTAGAGGCAGGAGTGAAGATTACCGGTTGTACTGTACATATTGCTACCCTGGAAGTAGACAATGGTCCTATTCTAGTACAAGCGGCAGTGCCTATTCTGCCAGATGACACCCCCGAGACTCTTCATAAAAGGATTCAAACTCAGGAACATCGTATCATAATTCAGGGTATTGCCTTAGCAGTCTTAAGAGGTAGGGAGAAAGATGCAACAAACCCGGTTAAACCTATTAGCCACTAGCCTTTTCAGCCGCCTTGGCGATTTTTTTGCCAACCCCTGGCGGCGATTGTCTCTAGTTTTTATCGCTTGGTTGTGGGGGTATGTCACCTCTGATTTGATTTC contains:
- a CDS encoding UDP-2,4-diacetamido-2,4,6-trideoxy-beta-L-altropyranose hydrolase; the encoded protein is MDYRRGRRRRVLFLTEGYRQIGFGHITRCTSIYQAVGILGGEALMLVRGDYNTRCILKGIKYELCDWHNRWGEVKNRLKDFDTVVIDSYLADWEIYQEASDNVKVCLYIDDFKRLEYPKGIILNGGIHGEMLDYPKEEGRIYLLGPKFIPLREAFWGVGLKRINKELKRALITFGGADSRNMTLEVLRLLRKEHPELELFVVVGKGFKNKEEVYKLKDEKIRVFESLSGEEMRDLMTMVDLAVSAGGQTTYELARVGVPSVLV
- the rfbC gene encoding dTDP-4-dehydrorhamnose 3,5-epimerase — its product is MKVIPTKIPDVLIIEPTVFEDERGFFFESFNAITFREKTGLNPNFVQDNHSHSRKNVLRGLHYQLYQKQDKLVRVVRGEILDVAVDIRRYSPTFKQWVAVVLSEENRRQLWIPAGFAHGFLVLSEEADVIYKTTNYYHKEYDRSIRWDDPEINIDWSLKEKPILSSKDANAPYLKYAEIFLV
- a CDS encoding UDP-N-acetylmuramoyl-tripeptide--D-alanyl-D-alanine ligase; this encodes MKSFPCLDVVRKITDANYTEACLSLFSENCRGISTDTRTIKPGEIFVALEGENFDGHDFIPQAFAKGALACIVKENSPKIKGLNSPLLMVKSPLVAYQQIAKWWRKSLNLPVIGVTGSVGKTTTKELISAVLSLEGRVLKTEANYNNEIGVPKTILQIDETHKYAVIEMAMRGRGQIALLTEIAQPNIGVITNVGTAHIGILGSREAIAEAKCELLANMDKSGVAIINGDNELLVETAKKFWQGETICYGLKSGNFRGELVDKNTLKVDNKLYPLPLTGEHNALNYLAAIATAKVLGLDLQKLQQGIKINLPRGRATRHVLPNNIILLDETYNAGFESMIASLKLLAEEEGKRRIAVLGTMKELGNYSASLHRQVGEFVKSLNLDLLLILADEDATKEIAHGAQGIPTRIFHNHQELLSTLSSIIEPGDRILFKASHSLDLAKVVDGLVELFKQE
- a CDS encoding asparaginase: MTRLKRPSYPRLEVNLLREGIVESIHQAEVVVADDKGRVLAVAGEAQTFSFMRSAMKPFQALAVTTTGALERFDLDERDLAIICSSHQGTIEQARRVFNILWRADVDPSFLKCPIPPGKNSPLQHYCSGKHAGMLAASQQRHWSLENYYHRSHPVQQLILHKIAELLGIPPAEIMIARDDCGVPTYALELSQMATLYAKLASGNSIELERIVRAMTSHPALVAGEGAFDTEVMSLSDGRLVCKSGAEGIQCIGNLQQGMGIAIKVLDGAKRAKYAAAIHVLKQMGWITPAVADNLGDKFLRLDDYRRLEVSGDLSLL
- a CDS encoding phosphoribosylglycinamide formyltransferase, with the translated sequence MQDYYYSPSPYLISPNIESIHLEKTVKLGVMASGNGSNFEAIARAIAEGKLNARIELLIYNNPGAKVKERADKYGVESLLLNHREFPSREALDEAIVASFKNKGVELVVMAGWMRIVTRVLLEAFPEKVINIHPSLLPSFRGVNAVKQALEAGVKITGCTVHIATLEVDNGPILVQAAVPILPDDTPETLHKRIQTQEHRIIIQGIALAVLRGREKDATNPVKPISH